One window of the Vigna radiata var. radiata cultivar VC1973A unplaced genomic scaffold, Vradiata_ver6 scaffold_406, whole genome shotgun sequence genome contains the following:
- the LOC106778360 gene encoding uncharacterized protein LOC106778360: MAYRAKTYASDKVAGSFTEQYTRIFDYANELLARNPGSTIKVKVEPYDGNDGKIIFQRFYACLKACKNSFLSCRPIIGLDGAFLKGRHHGELLTAVARDANDQMLPLXYAIVEVENKDTWTWFXELLIADLGGPDVCSGLTIMSDQQKEKIPGKNLKRLMWRAATATHPQHWETEIRHIKEVNEDAFKHLMSIPPRFWSKSRFTTTAQSDTLVNNMSEAFNSVLVNTRTKPIITLLEDIRLYMMKRWAANRSRVSSFKSANCPKILSRLRKEALQTKNWVPNWSAHKLFEIRHVSQSGDNFVVDIDKYTCSCRKWSISGIPCVHALTTMKFLNLTTGDYLPVWFKRSTYEEMYSSIIYPNNGKHLWEVTQCPDVLPPPKRQLPGRPKKKRRAMGVEEKFYQDV, translated from the exons ATGGCTTATAGGGCCAAAACATATGCATCAGACAAAGTGGCAGGTTCCTTCACTGAGCAATATACAAGAATATTTGATTATGCAAATGAGTTATTAGCAAGAAACCCTGGGTCTACAATTAAAGTAAAAGTTGAGCCTTATGATGGGAATGATGGGAAAATAATATTCCAGAGGTTTTACGCATGCCTTAAAGCATGCAAAAATAGCTTTCTTTCATGCAGGCCAATCATTGGTCTTGATGGAGCCTTCTTGAAAGGCAGACATCATGGTGAGCTATTAACTGCTGTGGCACGAGATGCAAATGACCAAATGTTGCCACTGGNGTATGCAATTGTTGAAGTTGAAAACAAGGACACGTGGACATGGTTTNTGGAGCTATTGATTGCAGACTTAGGTGGTCCAGATGTGTGTTCTGGACTAACTATCatgtcagatcaacaaaag GAAAAAATTCCCGGAAAAAACTTGAAGAGGCTCATGTGGAGGGCAGCTACAGCAACCCATCCACAACACTGGGAGACTGAGATAAGACATATAAAAGAGGTTAATGAAGATGCTTTTAAACATTTGATGTCCATTCCTCCAAG GTTTTGGTCAAAATCAAGGTTCACAACCACAGCTCAAAGTGATACCTTGGTAAATAACATGTCAGAAGCTTTTAATAGCGTTCTGgtaaatacaaggaccaaaccAATTATTACACTGTTGGAGGACATCAGATTGTACATGATGAAGAGATGGGCAGCTAATAGGTCAAGGGTGTCCTCTTTTAAATCAGCAAATTGTCCTAAAATTCTGAGTAGATTACGGAAGGAGGCACTACAAACAAAGAATTGGGTTCCCAA CTGGTCTGCACACAAACTTTTTGAGATCAGACATGTGTCCCAAAGTGGGGACAACTTTGTGGTGGATATAGATAAATATACATGTTCCTGCAGGAAGTGGAGCATCAGTGGAATTCCATGTGTGCATGCATTGACAACAATGAAGTTTCTGAACCTAACTACAGGGGACTATCTACCTGTATGGTTTAAAAGGTCCACCTATGAAGAGATGTATTCCTCCATTATATACCCCAATAATGGAAAACACCTATGGGAGGTCACTCAATGTCCAGATGTCTTGCCTCCACCAAAAAGACAGCTGCCTGGTCGTcctaagaagaaaaggagagcaatgggagttgaagaaaagtTCTACCAAGATGTCTAA
- the LOC106778361 gene encoding uncharacterized protein LOC106778361 produces MSLGHSNCSSTCNACGRKHFRSASSSQGDGGWNKKDASLICHCGEKSVLRTAKTTKNRGKLFWGCPRYKMGSENGGCNFFKWFTDWGVEESVSCEVLEXNDXRXVKTFENQGVXQSFDVQKAVMGLQSWMKYLVVVVSVVFIMNMIIIAMLMGRV; encoded by the coding sequence ATGTCCTTGGGTCATTCCAATTGCTCTTCAACTTGCAATGCATGCGGAAGAAAGCATTTCCGTTCTGCTTCGAGCTCTCAAGGAGATGGAGGTTGGAACAAGAAAGATGCATCGCTGATCTGCCATTGTGGAGAGAAGAGTGTGTTGAGGACTGCAAAAACGACGAAGAATCGAGGGAAACTGTTCTGGGGTTGCCCTAGGTATAAGATGGGGAGTGAAAATGGAGGATGCAACTTCTTCAAGTGGTTTACTGATTGGGGAGTTGAAGAAAGTGTTAGCTGTGAGGTNTTGGAAGNAAATGATNAGAGGTTNGTGAAGACTTTTGAAAACCAAGGTGTTAANCAGAGCTTTGATGTGCAGAAAGCTGTTATGGGTCTTCAAAGTTGGATGAAATATTTGGTTGTGGTTGTTAGTGTTGTCTTTATAATGAACATGATTATAATTGCAATGCTCATGGGAAGGGTTTGA
- the LOC106778366 gene encoding uncharacterized protein LOC106778366 has protein sequence MGFGLTLGKKSSKQQSRSKSSKDGSSLLQPNPPPRDSLKLKSKSIVDQTSIDSGYKAKHDIVRKVQHLDSAKGSSTPPDELVKYMSSLPGFLKRSDGGENIQGKALNVGVLDWSKLEKWKSKQTHTEAEASNFTSFNSSEEALPTAATTSSTISVGHNRKLDGKKGTSSSRYKGSYKEDLAINSKMSSQNAKQYLHSEIKTKTIGDELGMSITSLQRVKVNDYDEITSAVGSSASKSRHHGIPVVSNENSSGRNILDEMRMEGLHPHSLKKKERNRKPSSDKRFSSLESKKKGVLFRSQNQTSSSSSELKNKMNQWHESDIDADHKQSHRMPGNIVLLRPRKVLQLKSEDYFQPSQSRTSSDEDLAESSRSSLSYMSIQEVYTEDIHSEIPHSVAELVSSETLQQSNNTDLDIGRSSGVYKKASCSNNTFSFQSQDTWIEKDVLDNKLKNQCAFSNVLESRDHEIPQPTSMNSSSSRRLSLSLSRIGRSFSFKEGSIPKLSSMHVSSKSGSATPESSACLENHTKYKVKGHNRTRSSPLLRLLDPILKHKTSSIHYSDEHSVTSKGSIDSISLRTINLPDEKSKESSFQALLQLTIRNGVPLFKFVINSERKVLAATTKSLTLQEKDDVDCYFTFYVVNEMKKKSSKWMSHWSKEKNCGYAYNMVGKMRVSSSKIAESNNENSKRERVVKEYVLMGVEVDQLDRETPQFFMSKELAAVVTETPCENINHEGPLYSHNLPGKRCLKCLADEKCFCIAQQNYIYGSIKVILPGGVHSSPNTGKPSPLIQRWKLGGSCDCGGWDVGCKLLVLSNQNISSNIPRSSKSYPERFHLFVQEGAEENTPIFTLLPLKDGFYSVEYSSTINHLQAFFVSVIVLGNQKLQSSLEMNNIQEAIDKGFSSKNNQELQGKAALYYNPIPPYSPADRV, from the exons ATGGGGTTTGGTTTAACCCTTGGAAAGAAAAGCTCAAAACAGCAAAGCAGGTCAAAGTCATCAAAGGATGGTTCTAGTTTGCTCCAACCCAATCCACCTCCAAGGGACTCACTTAAGTTAAAATCAAAGTCTATTGTTGATCAAACAAGCATTGATTCTGGTTATAAAGCAAAGCATGACATAGTAAGAAAGGTTCAGCACTTGGATAGTGCAAAGGGAAGTTCAACTCCACCTGATGAACTTGTCAAGTACATGTCTAGTTTGCCTGGATTTCTCAAGCGTTCTGATGGAGGAGAAAACATTCAAGGGAAGGCTTTAAATGTTGGGGTTCTTGATTGGTCTAAACTTGAAAAATGGAAGAGCAAGCAAACGCATACAGAGGCAGAAGCTAGCAATTTCACATCATTCAATAGCAGTGAAGAAGCATTACCAACGGCAGCCACCACATCATCTACCATTTCTGTTGGCCATAATAGAAAGCTTGATGGTAAAAAAGGTACGAGTTCTTCAAGATACAAGGGATCTTATAAAGAAGACCTTGCTATAAATTCTAAAATGTCTTCTCAGAATGCCAAACAGTATCTACATtctgaaattaaaacaaagacCATTGGAGATGAGCTCGGAATGTCAATTACATCACTTCAAAGGGTGAAAGTCAATGACTATGATGAAATAACTTCAGCAGTTGGAAGCTCTGCATCTAAATCCAGGCATCATGGGATCCCAGTAGTTTCTAATGAAAATTCTAGTGGTAGGAATATTTTAGATGAGATGAGAATGGAGGGTTTGCATCCACATAGCCTcaagaaaaaggagagaaatCGGAAGCCTAGTTCTGATAAGAGATTTTCATCATTAGAATCAAAAAAGAAAGGTGTGTTATTTCGTTCTCAGAATCAAACGAGTTCTAGCAGCAGTGAACTCAAGAACAAGATGAATCAGTGGCACGAATCAGATATTGATGCTGATCATAAACAAAGTCATAGGATGCCTGGTAATATTGTGTTGCTTCGTCCCAGAAAAGTTCTGCAATTGAAATCTGAAGACTATTTTCAGCCTTCTCAATCAAGAACCTCGTCTGATGAAGACCTTGCGGAATCAAGCCGGAGTAGTTTGTCATATATGTCAATTCAGGAGGTTTACACTGAAGATATACATTCTGAAATTCCACATTCTGTGGCTGAGCTTGTTTCCTCAGAAACACTGCAACAGAGTAATAATACTGATCTAGATATTGGTCGGTCTTCTGGTGTATATAAGAAAGCATCTTGCTCAAATAACACATTCAGTTTCCAATCTCAAGATACATGGATTGAAAAGGACGTGTTAGATAACAAGCTAAAAAATCAGTGTGCTTTCAGTAATGTGCTGGAATCACGGGACCATGAAATTCCTCAGCCGACATCTATGAATTCCTCATCTAGTCGTCGACTTAGCTTAAGCTTAAGTCGGATTGGGAGAAGTTTCAGTTTCAAGGAAGGTTCTATTCCAAAACTTAGCTCCATGCATGTAAGTTCAAAGTCTGGTTCAGCGACACCAGAATCTTCTGCTTGTTTGGAAAAccatacaaaatataaagtaaaaggCCATAACAGAACCAGGTCGAGCCCCTTGTTAAGGTTATTAGACCCCATATTAAAGCATAAGACATCAAGCATACACTATTCAGATGAACACAGTGTGACATCAAAAGGAAGCATAGATTCGATCAGCTTGAGGACAATTAATCTGCCTGATGAAAAGAGTAAGGAATCATCGTTCCAAGCTCTTTTGCAGTTAACTATAAGAAATGGAGTACCTCTGTTTAAATTTGTGATCAACAGTGAAAGAAAGGTTCTTGCCGCTACCACGAAGAGTTTAACATTGCAGGAGAAGGATGATGTAGACTGCTATTTTACATTCTACGTTGTtaatgaaatgaagaaaaagagtagCAAATGGATGAGTCATTGgagtaaagaaaaaaactgtGGATATGCCTACAATATGGTTGGTAAGATGAGGGTTTCTAGCTCTAAAATCGCTGAATCAAACAATGAGAACtccaagagagagagagtagtGAAAGAATATGTCCTAATGGGAGTTGAAGTTGACCAGCTAGATCGAGAAACACCACAGTTCTTCATGAGCAAGGAGCTTGCAGCTGTTGTTACCGAGACTCCTTGTGAAAACATAAACCATGAAGGACCACTATATAGTCATAATTTGCCGGGGAAGAGATGCCTAAAGTGCTTGGcagatgaaaaatgtttttgcaTAGCACAACAAAATTATATCTATGGCAGCATTAAAGTTATACTTCCTGGTGGAGTACATAGTTCACCAAACACTGGAAAACCTTCACCATTGATCCAAAGATGGAAGTTGGGGGGATCATGTGATTGTGGAGGTTGGGATGTTGGTTGCAAATTGCTTGTTCTCTCTAACCAAAACATCAGTTCAAATATTCCAAGGAGTTCAAAATCTTACCCAGAGAGATTTCATCTTTTTGTTCAG GAAGGAGCTGAGGAAAACACTCCCATATTCACTTTGCTGCCATTGAAAGATGGATTCTATTCGGTGGAATACAGTTCAACTATCAATCATTTACAAGCATTCTTCGTTTCTGTGATAGTTTTAGGCAATCAGAAATTACAGAGTTCCTTGGAAATGAATAACATACAAGAAGCAATCGATAAGGGATTCAGTTCCAAGAACAACCAGGAACTTCAGGGTAAAGCAGCTTTATATTATAATCCAATTCCTCCATACTCCCCTGCTGACAGAGTTTAA